A stretch of Anas acuta chromosome 3, bAnaAcu1.1, whole genome shotgun sequence DNA encodes these proteins:
- the IFNGR1 gene encoding interferon gamma receptor 1: MRLLLALLPLLAAGRSAAGSGEQPPAVPSPTDLVVTSQNFKTVLSWQYQPMSETTYFVVEMKPYIPGTYMTVSTCVNISTNSCDLSREVKETFSPYWFRVKAVVGSEESEYVETNEFILQKHGKIGPPKLDLSRHADKIIVDIYHPVFPMGFQPWITDNSEIAYQVTFWDNETQHKNEVFADDCPQFTNKCSIDIPVTPNGSTYCVSANGILFQNLIVGAPSEESCIQVPLEQTTSTEKMVIVCVAVVIMGVIFTLFCGFKKLREKNIKLPKSLVTVIRNLNTDNTFESKSEGKYISVVSIMPVQSVSPLNSKETLLNIEPEEEAVSPENFSEEASSCPLPETPDKVEESSVQKITEEVPSDDEQNCKVKESYFISSSNQTDTSSNSSGPEISATEIHQTVMPRSCPKFSGYDKPHVPLDMLIDVGEEQPVIAYRPTD, encoded by the exons AtgcggctgctgctggcgctgctgccgctgctggcGGCCGGGCGGAGCGCGGCGGGCAGCGGGGAGCAGCCGCCCGCAG TACCTTCACCAACAGACCTTGTGGTAACATCCCAAAATTTCAAAACCGTCTTGAGTTGGCAGTACCAGCCTATGTCTGAAACGACTTACTTTGTTGTGGAAATGAAACCTTACAT CCCAGGTACCTATATGACTGTTTCAACTTGTGTGAACATCTCAACTAATTCTTGTGATCTCTCACGGGAAGTAAAGGAAACTTTTTCTCCTTACTGGTTTCGAGTTAAAGCTGTTGTTGGATCAGAAGAGTCTGAGTATGTTGAAACAAATGAGTTTATTTTGCAAAAGCATG GAAAAATAGGACCTCCAAAACTGGATCTCTCAAGGCACGCTGATAAAATCATAGTTGATATTTACCATCCTGTATTTCCTATGGGGTTTCAGCCTTGGATCACAGACAATTCAGAGATCGCATACCAGGTGACTTTTTGGGATAATGAAACTCAG cataaaaaTGAGGTTTTTGCAGATGACTGTCCACAGTTTACAAATAAATGCAGCATAGACATCCCAGTTACTCCTAATGGTTCTACTTACTGTGTTTCGGCAAACggaattttgtttcaaaatctgATAGTTGGTGCCCCGTCCGAAGAAAGCTGCATTCAGGTTCCTCTTGAGCAAACTACAA GTACAGAAAAAATGGTCATTGTGTGTGTGGCTGTGGTGATCATGGGCGtaattttcacattattttgtgGCTTCAAGAAGCTAAGGGAGAAGAACATAAAGCTGCCCAAATCCTTG GTCACTGTGATAAGAAACCTGAACACGGATAACACTTTCGAATCAAAATCAGAGGGAAAATACATCTCTGTAGTAAGCATCATGCCAGTCCAGTCAGTGTCACCTTTGAATAGCAAAGAAACCTTGCTGAATATAGAGCCAGAAGAAGAAGCTGTCAGTCCTGAGAATTTCAGTGAAGAAGCATCTTCTTGTCCTCTGCCAGAGACACCAGACAAAGTGGAAGAGTCCTCTGTGCAGAAGATTACAGAGGAGGTCCCTTCTGATGATGAACAGAATTGTAAAGTAAAAGAGAGTTACTTTATTTCTAGCAGTAACCAAACAGATACAAGTAGTAACTCTTCGGGTCCAGAGATTTCTGCCACAGAAATACACCAAACAGTCATGCCAAGAAGCTGTCCCAAATTTTCTGGCTATGACAAGCCTCACGTGCCATTAGATATGTTGATAGATGTTGGTGAAGAACAACCTGTGATTGCTTACAGGCCTACTGACTAA